AGCGCACGACATTGCTTCTACGATTTTAAGCACCGAAATTGGTGTGATGGATAACGAAGCTTTAAAACTCGATACTTCAAAAATTTCATAGACTTCTTTTCGAACTCCTAACACGCTTTTAAAGCAAAGCTCTAAAAGCTACGTTAACACTAGGTTTTGCTCGGCGCAAAGCCCACGCACCTTTGGTGCTTTGACTTTTTGCAACATTCGTTTTGCAAAAAGTCTACTCATTTTAACGTCTCGATAAGAACCTTTTCTATATGATTAACTTTTTGTTTTAAACAAAAACTTAGGGTACACACAATCTTATGAGTAAGGAAGGTTTTTATGGAGCGTTTAATCGCACGGTATAAAGAGGGCAATCTGATTGTTCTCATTCTTTTAGGTATGGTTTTGGGCGTTGTGATTGCACTCATTTCGCCAATGGCTGCACAGGCAGTTTCGATTTTAGGAAAACTCTTTGTTGGAGCGCTTAAAGCGGTGGCTCCCATTCTCGTTTTGGTGCTTGTCTCAACGGCGATTGCGACCAAACCCGTGGGTGTTCAAACGAACATCAAACCCATCGTTCAACTCTACGCCATCGGTACGTTTTTAGCCGCACTCGCAGCGGTTATCGTCAGTTTTGCGTTTCCTGTAACGTTGATACTTTCTAGTGGCGCAGATGCGGGTTTAACACCGCCTCAAAGCATCATTGCTGTGATCAAAGGCTTTTTGGTGAGCATGGTTGACAATCCTATCAATGCGCTCGCAAAAGGCAATTATATCGGTGTGCTCACTTGGGCAGTAGCCGCTGGTATTGCGCTTCATCATAGCAGTGAACAGACTAAAGTGGTGCTAAAAGACGTGAGTGATGCGATGACCAAAATCGTTCAAGCCGTCATTCGCTTAGCGCCCTTTGGTATCTTGGGTTTGGTCGCAGAGACCTTTGCCGAAACGGGTTTTGCCGCACTGCTTGGGTATGGAAAATTGCTCATTATTTTGGT
Above is a genomic segment from Sulfurospirillum halorespirans DSM 13726 containing:
- the sstT gene encoding serine/threonine transporter SstT is translated as MERLIARYKEGNLIVLILLGMVLGVVIALISPMAAQAVSILGKLFVGALKAVAPILVLVLVSTAIATKPVGVQTNIKPIVQLYAIGTFLAALAAVIVSFAFPVTLILSSGADAGLTPPQSIIAVIKGFLVSMVDNPINALAKGNYIGVLTWAVAAGIALHHSSEQTKVVLKDVSDAMTKIVQAVIRLAPFGILGLVAETFAETGFAALLGYGKLLIILVGTMLFVALVLNPIIVYVKTKRNPYPLVFTCLKESGVTAFFTRSSAANIPVNMALCKKLGLHEDTYSISIPLGATANMAGAAVTITVLTLATVNTLGISVDLPTALLLSVVASIAAAGVSGVAGGSLLLIPLACGLFGISDEIAMQVVAIGFLIGVVQDSTETALNSSTDVVFTAACSDEPIRL